One genomic segment of Ipomoea triloba cultivar NCNSP0323 chromosome 9, ASM357664v1 includes these proteins:
- the LOC116031043 gene encoding uncharacterized protein LOC116031043: MSEQNLQAVNSSSLPILPAKRRRGRPRKDGSVAEKVISSSSQSSETRKIIPPGEVKEQGSEVDDMVGRMVSGVIDGCFDAGYFLTVRVANSSALLRGVVFQPGRFSPITAATDVVPQAKMFERRDMPVPVLNNGVIPQSDMAAASEQVLQHPKPTFSPSMVVSQPQSGSGSGSVSVSVPAMSRSNSVGLLAGEKAMGPSLNLYQNHQPQSAAPPPPLENLRMVEQDEVMQVFEISTQPQWLSSKVNAADVSCSEETGSQVSQTYSQRSTEPCFKAYDWDLSNSRLSQNPAENQAVESKMEENKSPNLDQHPAVGAQPHYVPQFQEPHSESKNTGLEFIQALPPVLINSRARAVDFTMENPSAPQNDASNESLKGKPFGYPAENGGGESQPAGVVGTSEENVTHEQPAGRLETQIYSSESCTLPDFRFGLDGIVSPTANPTNTP; encoded by the coding sequence ATGAGTGAGCAGAATCTGCAGGCAGTTAATTCATCTTCTCTGCCAATCCTCCCTGCAAAGAGGAGGAGAGGCCGTCCACGCAAAGATGGGAGTGTTGCTGAGAAAGTTATAAGCAGCAGCTCACAGTCTTCTGAAACCAGGAAGATAATCCCACCTGGGGAAGTGAAAGAGCAAGGCTCTGAGGTGGATGACATGGTGGGAAGAATGGTTTCTGGGGTAATTGATGGCTGTTTCGATGCTGGTTACTTTCTCACTGTGAGAGTTGCTAATAGCAGCGCTTTGCTTCGCGGGGTTGTGTTCCAACCGGGACGATTTTCCCCCATTACAGCAGCAACGGATGTCGTTCCACAGGCTAAAATGTTTGAGAGAAGAGATATGCCTGTCCCAGTTCTTAACAATGGTGTTATCCCCCAATCTGATATGGCTGCAGCTTCAGAACAAGTTTTGCAGCATCCTAAACCAACTTTTAGTCCCTCCATGGTTGTTAGCCAACCTCAATCtggttctggttctggttctgTTTCTGTTTCTGTGCCTGCTATGTCAAGAAGTAACTCTGTTGGGTTGTTAGCGGGGGAGAAAGCGATGGGGCCTTCTCTGAATCTTTATCAGAATCATCAGCCTCAATCTGCAGCCCCTCCGCCCCCGCTGGAGAATCTTAGGATGGTCGAACAGGACGAGGTAATGCAGGTGTTTGAGATTTCGACGCAGCCACAATGGTTGTCGTCCAAGGTTAATGCTGCAGATGTGTCCTGCAGTGAGGAGACTGGAAGTCAGGTGTCTCAAACTTACAGCCAGAGATCAACTGAGCCATGTTTTAAGGCCTATGATTGGGATCTCTCAAATTCCAGGCTTTCCCAGAACCCTGCAGAAAATCAAGCTGTTGAGTCTAAAATGGAGGAAAACAAGTCTCCAAATCTTGATCAACACCCTGCTGTGGGTGCTCAACCTCATTATGTTCCACAGTTCCAAGAACCTCATTCAGAATCTAAGAACACAGGTTTGGAGTTCATTCAAGCTTTGCCTCCAGTACTGATTAACAGCAGGGCGAGGGCCGTGGATTTCACGATGGAGAATCCATCTGCTCCCCAGAATGATGCATCTAATGAATCTCTCAAAGGGAAGCCCTTTGGTTACCCTGCTGAAAATGGTGGTGGAGAATCACAGCCTGCTGGAGTAGTGGGGACTTCAGAAGAAAATGTGACACATGAACAGCCTGCAGGCAGGCTTGAAACTCAGATCTACAGTTCAGAGAGTTGCACACTGCCTGATTTCAGGTTTGGTCTTGATGGCATTGTTTCACCCACAGCCAATCCAACCAACACTCCTTAG
- the LOC116030017 gene encoding ATP synthase gamma chain, chloroplastic: MSCSNLTMLVSSKPSLSNSSLLSFGSSLNPLQLPAQSSAPSRSPSVGPIRCDLRELRDRIASVKNTGKITEAMKLVAAAKVRRAQEAVVNGRPFSETLVEVLYNINEQLQTDDAEVPLTKVRPVKKVALVVVTGDRGLCGAFNSNILKKAEARIAELKSLGVDYTVISVGKKGNTYFIRRPHIPVDRFLDGSSLPTAKDAQAIADDVFSLFVSEEVDKVELLYTKFVSLVKSEPVIHTLVPLSPKGEICDINGNCVDAAEDEFFRLTTKEGKLTVERDVRRTETPDFSSILEFEQDPVQILDALLPLYLNSQILRALQESLASELASRMSAMSSATDNANELRKNLSIDYNRQRQAKITGEILEIVAGANALS; the protein is encoded by the coding sequence ATGTCTTGCTCCAATCTGACAATGTTGGTGTCGTCAAAACCTTCCCTTTCCAACTCCTCTCTGCTCTCATTCGGCTCCTCTCTCAACCCGTTGCAGCTCCCGGCGCAGAGCTCCGCGCCGTCTAGATCGCCGTCGGTGGGCCCAATCCGGTGCGACCTGCGCGAGCTCCGCGATCGGATTGCGTCGGTGAAGAACACCGGGAAGATCACGGAGGCCATGAAGCTGGTGGCGGCGGCGAAGGTGAGGAGAGCCCAGGAGGCCGTGGTGAACGGGCGCCCCTTCTCGGAGACGCTCGTGGAGGTCCTCTACAACATCAACGAGCAGCTCCAGACGGACGACGCGGAGGTGCCGCTCACGAAGGTCCGCCCCGTCAAGAAAGTCGCGCTCGTGGTCGTCACGGGCGACCGTGGCCTCTGCGGCGCGTTTAATAGTAATATCCTCAAGAAAGCCGAGGCGAGAATCGCGGAACTGAAATCCCTCGGCGTGGATTACACCGTGATTAGCGTGGGCAAAAAGGGGAATACCTATTTCATCCGCCGACCCCACATTCCCGTCGATAGATTCCTCGACGGCAGCTCTCTCCCCACCGCAAAAGACGCGCAGGCAATCGCCGATGACGTCTTCTCGCTCTTCGTAAGCGAAGAGGTCGACAAAGTCGAGCTTTTATACACAAAGTTCGTGTCTTTAGTCAAATCCGAGCCAGTAATTCACACCCTAGTCCCTCTTTCCCCCAAGGGAGAGATCTGCGACATAAACGGCAACTGTGTCGACGCCGCAGAGGACGAATTCTTCCGCCTGACGACCAAAGAAGGGAAATTGACGGTGGAGAGAGACGTGAGAAGAACCGAAACCCCAGATTTCTCATCAATCTTGGAGTTCGAGCAGGACCCAGTTCAGATTCTGGACGCCCTGTTGCCTCTCTACTTGAACAGTCAAATTCTGAGAGCTTTGCAGGAATCGCTGGCCAGCGAGCTGGCTTCCAGGATGAGTGCGATGAGCAGTGCCACAGACAACGCTAACGAATTGAGGAAGAATCTGTCTATAGATTACAACAGACAGCGTCAGGCGAAGATTACCGGAGAAATCTTGGAGATTGTTGCTGGAGCCAATGCCTTGTCTTAA
- the LOC116028272 gene encoding peroxidase 42: MKMGSRALFFLAILSFSALSAIAEDSHETSAGLAMNYYKDSCPQAEDIIKEQVKLLYKRHKNTAFSWLRNIFHDCFVESCDASLLLDSTRRVLSEKEADRSFGMRNFRYIETIKEAVERECPGVVSCADILVLSARDGIVALGGPYIPLKSGRRDGRKSRANILEQYLPDHNDSMSLVLERFSNIGINTPGVVALLGAHSVGRTHCVKLVHRLYPEVDPQLNPDHVPHMLKKCPDPIPDPKAVQYVRNDRGTPMKLDNNYYRNILDNKGLMLVDHQLATDKRTKPYVKKMAKNQDYFFKEFSRAITILSENNPLTGTKGEIRKQCNLANKLH, translated from the exons ATGAAAATGGGTTCAAGAGCTCTCTTCTTCTTAGCCATCCTCTCCTTCTCAGCTCTCTCTGCCATAGCAGAAGACAGCCATGAGACTTCAGCTGGGCTTGCTATGAACTACTACAAAGACAGCTGCCCTCAAGCTGAAGACATCATCAAAGAGCAAGTCAAACTCCTGTACAAGCGCCACAAGAACACTGCGTTTTCTTGGCTCAGGAACATCTTCCATGACTGCTTTGTTGAG TCTTGTGATGCTTCGCTGCTGCTGGACTCAACCAGGAGGGTTCTGTCTGAGAAGGAGGCAGACAGGAGCTTTGGGATGAGGAATTTCAGGTACATTGAGACCATTAAGGAAGCTGTGGAGAGGGAGTGCCCTGGAGTTGTTTCCTGTGCTGATATTCTTGTGTTGTCTGCTAGAGATGGCATAGTTGCA CTTGGAGGCCCATACATCCCACTCAAATCTGGGAGAAGGGATGGCAGGAAGAGCAGAGCAAATATTCTTGAACAATACCTCCCAGACCACAATGACAGCATGAGTCTTGTTCTTGAGAGGTTTTCCAACATTGGAATCAACACTCCTGGAGTTGTTGCTTTGCTAG GAGCTCACAGTGTAGGAAGAACCCACTGTGTGAAGCTGGTTCACAGGTTATACCCAGAAGTGGACCCTCAGCTCAACCCTGATCATGTTCCACACATGCTCAAGAAATGCCCAGATCCAATTCCTGACCCAAAGGCTGTGCAGTATGTGAGGAACGACCGGGGCACGCCCATGAAACTGGACAACAACTACTAcaggaacattttggacaacaAAGGGTTGATGCTTGTAGACCACCAACTAGCCACAGACAAGAGGACCAAGCCTTATGTCAAGAAAATGGCAAAGAATCAGGACTATTTCTTCAAGGAGTTTTCCAGAGCCATCACTATCCTCTCTGAGAACAACCCTCTCACTGGCACCAAGGGTGAGATCAGAAAGCAATGCAATCTGGCTAACAAGCTCCACTAG